In Ascochyta rabiei chromosome 11, complete sequence, the following are encoded in one genomic region:
- a CDS encoding Ubiquitinyl hydrolase 1 — MLENNPVVMNHLARALGLDDELSFYDIYSLTDPDLLAFIPRPVYALLVILPLTPTWNDERITEDKDKSDYKGKGEDDPVIWFKQTIGHACGSIGLVHTLLNSEASKHIKSGSTLDQIRQEALPKPMLERAKVLEDSDAFEKAHAEAAQLGDTAAPTPSSNEDYGHFVAFVKAKDGHLWELEGDRKGPLDRGALDNDEDMLSPAALEKSLGRLMRIEADSGGDLRFSAIALAPSLD, encoded by the coding sequence ATGCTTGAGAACAACCCGGTCGTGATGAATCACCTTGCCAGAGCTCTCGGCCTGGACGATGAACTCTCCTTTTACGACATCTACTCGCTCACCGACCCTGACCTTCTCGCCTTCATACCCCGTCCTGTCTATGCATTGCTCGTCATCTTACCACTGACACCAACCTGGAACGACGAGCGAATAACTGAAGATAAGGACAAGAGCGACTACAAGGGCAAGGGCGAAGATGACCCGGTGATCTGGTTCAAGCAGACCATCGGCCACGCGTGTGGGTCAATCGGTCTAGTGCATACCTTGTTGAATAGCGAGGCATCAAAGCACATCAAGTCTGGATCTACGCTCGATCAGATTCGTCAGGAGGCTCTGCCAAAGCCAATGCTCGAACGAGCCAAAGTACTGGAAGACTCTGACGCATTTGAAAAGGCTCATGCAGAAGCTGCTCAGCTTGGAGATACGGCTGCGCCTACTCCTTCATCGAATGAAGACTACGGACACTTCGTGGCTTTTGTCAAGGCCAAGGATGGGCACCTTTGGGAGCTTGAGGGTGATCGAAAAGGTCCACTAGACCGCGGCGCGCTGGACAATGACGAAGACATGCTCAGTCCTGCCGCGTTGGAAAAGAGCTTGGGTAGGCTGATGCGGATTGAGGCTGACAGTGGTGGAGACTTGAGATTCTCGGCCATCGCTTTGGCTCCAAGCCTCGACTAA
- a CDS encoding 25S rRNA (cytosine(2278)-C(5))-methyltransferase: protein MSLYYEAATILENADKIGGSFKARIFKKKELKSKPGQIYALVAEASKWSKVLKDVIEKCAVLKEERKLTPILALLLTHDLLLSKAGVAAHRDHVLRLAITRHKARLTAEMTKARIRHGFPTLDAFRLAVNNGELEDADEEDAEKTRHPRWVRVNTIKSSLRAQLDSTFKAFSPVESIGHILAARGGNKLYFKDPNIPDLLALPSRVDLSKTPAYAKGEIIFQDKASCFPAHLLDLREEDGDVIDGCAAPGNKTTHAAAIVSAHGKEQRVIAFERDKGRTAILQKMVKLAGADGVVTVKGSSDFIAAKPNSPEFERVGAILLDPSCSGTGIVGRDDAIKLHLPSATATAAEPSKNKKRKRGAEAEARAKPPAEPAQDLTLSLDDTAAEEVPLDAADKLAERLAALSTFQLHILTHAMRFPHARKITYSTCSIHFEENEGVVFQALATSVAKERGWRILARDKQVPGLRAWARRGQWEDGRLSGSLVDAASKQDVLAGCIRCDKATEEGTMGFFVAAFVREGDDPTAVDGGVAATDDGDGDDDDDDDDDNNNNNNNDDDEWHGFSDDEKAAQLKAVADKVVDGPKHAQSKESPSKSARGVNKDAKNPQPTPAPKAKKRRTGR, encoded by the exons ATGTCGCTCTACTACGAGGCGGCGACGATTCTCGAGAACGCCGACAAGATCGGCGGGTCGTTCAAAGCGCGCATCTTCAAGAAAAAGGAGCTGAAGAGCAAGCCTGGACAGATCTACGCGCTGGTGGCCGAGGCGTCGAAATGGAGCAAGGTGCTCAAGGACGTGATTGAGAAGTGCGCAGTGCTgaaggaggagaggaag CTAACGCCCATCCTCGCCCTGCTGCTCACCCACGACCTGCTGCTGAGCAAGGCCGGCGTCGCTGCGCACAGGGACCATGTGCTCAGGCTCGCCATCACAAGGCACAAGGCCCGGCTCACCGCGGAGATGACCAAGGCGCGCATCCGCCACGGATTCCCTACGCTCGACGCCTTCCGCCTCGCGGTCAACAACGGCGAGCTGGAAGACGCGGACGAGGAAGACGCGGAGAAGACAAGACACCCGCGGTGGGTGCGCGTCAACACCATCAAGAGCAGTCTCAGGGCGCAGCTGGACAGCACGTTCAAGGCCTTTTCCCCGGTGGAGAGCATCGGGCACATCCTGGCGGCACGGGGGGGCAACAAGCTCTACTTCAAGGACCCCAACATCCCGGACCTGCTGGCGCTGCCGAGCAGAGTCGACCTCAGCAAGACGCCGGCGTACGCCAAGGGCGAGATCATCTTCCAGGACAAGGCCTCGTGTTTCCCCGCGCACCTGCTGGACCTGAGGGAGGAGGACGGCGACGTGATTGACGGATGCGCGGCGCCCGGCAACAAGACGACGCACGCAGCAGCCATTGTGTCGGCCCACGGCAAGGAGCAGAGGGTCATTGCCTTTGAGCGCGACAAGGGCCGCACCGCCATCCTGCAGAAGATGGTCAAGCTCGCCGGCGCGGATGGCGTTGTCACCGTGAAAGGCTCCAGCGACTTCATCGCCGCGAAACCAAACTCGCCGGAATTCGAGCGCGTCGGTGCCATTCTCCTCGACCCCTCCTGCTCAGGCACCGGCATCGTCGGACGCGACGACGCCATCAAGCTGCACCTCCCctccgccaccgccaccgcagCGGAGCCCagcaagaacaagaagcgcaagcgcGGCGCCGAAGCCGAAGCCAGAGCCAAACCCCCAGCGGAACCAGCACAGGACCTGACCCTCTCGCTCGACGACACGGCCGCCGAAGAAGTACCCCTCGACGCCGCAGACAAGCTCGCCGAGCGCCTGGCCGCCCTCTCCACCTTCCAGCTGCACATCCTAACGCACGCCATGCGGTTCCCCCACGCGCGCAAGATCACGTACTCGACCTGCTCGATCCACTTCGAGGAGAACGAAGGGGTGGTGTTCCAAGCGCTCGCCACGTCCGTCGCGAAAGAGCGCGGCTGGCGCATCCTCGCGCGCGACAAGCAGGTCCCCGGGCTCAGGGCGTGGGCGCGGCGCGGACAGTGGGAGGACGGTAGATTGAGCGGCTCGCTTGTCGACGCAGCAAGCAAGCAGGACGTGTTGGCGGGGTGTATTCGCTGCGACAAGGCGACCGAGGAGGGCACCATGGGCTTCTTCGTCGCGGCGTTTGTGCGGGAGGGCGACGATCCTACCGCGGTGGACGGTGGCGTTGCAGCGACTgacgatggcgatggcgacgacgatgacgacgacgacgacgacaacaacaacaacaacaacaacgacgacgacgagtgGCACGGATTCAGCGACGACGAGAAAGCCGCGCAACTCAAAGCCGTCGCAGACAAGGTGGTCGACGGCCCCAAACACGCCCAAAGCAAAGAATCCCCAAGCAAAAGCGCCAGAGGCGTGAACAAAGACGCGAAGAACCCCCAGCCCACCCCAGCCCCAAAAGCCAAGAAGAGGCGAACGGGTAGATAG
- a CDS encoding U6 snRNP-associated protein Lsm7, giving the protein MSERGAFRGRGGGGGRGDHRGGRGGGRGGAHAGNAAGQQQTERPKKENILDLSKYMDKQITVKFSGGREVIGTLKGYDQLMNLVLDEVKEAMTDDEGNVRYRKLGLIVARGTLLVVISPIDGSEEIANPFIQEDE; this is encoded by the exons ATGTCTGAACGCGGCGCATTCCGGGGACGCGGCGGAGGTGGAGGAAGGGGCGACCACCGCGGTGGACGCGGCGGTGGAAGAGGCGGCGCACACGCTGGAAATGCAGCGGGGCAGCAGCAGACAGAGAGGCCGAAGAAAGAGAATATCCTGGACCTGAGCAAGTACATGGACAAGCAGATCACCGTCAAGTTCAGCGGTGGGCGAGAAG TCATTGGAACGCTAAAGGGCTACGACCAGCTGATGAACCTCGTGCTGGATGAGGTCAAGGAGGCCATGACGG ATGACGAAGGCAACGTACGATACCGCAAGCTCGGCCTCATCGTCGCGCGTGGCACCCTCCTCGTCGTCATCTCGCCTATCGACGGCAGCGAAGAGATTGCCAACCCTTTCATACAAGAAGACGAATGA
- a CDS encoding type II membrane protein — translation MAPSRSHTSLLSLLAATSLLPLQAWASFECKDMATQGVHFNFEKLGGPRVVHWKEEDLEHDFEYRYNFTLDLCSALKSDCHNGARVCAMRENIDLSQEGNSTVTPIDIAGTYTSYNGRDIQAKFELLRNSKSNSDAGREGLRTVLHGGRLPFDDKKTGTDQRAIIEFVCDKERTGLEGNDTDGGKSGNDKEGDKKDDKKDDKKDDKKDDKKEDNKGDKKEEEKQISGRDEGSKDQCEDSDASLRFCGYKVENLEKDKKARTLRLEWRTKYACEDAPVERPASSHWGFFGWFFIIVFLSIAAYLIFGSWLNYNRYGARGWDLVPHSDAIRDVPYIAKDFGRKIFQTVQGSGTRGGYAAV, via the exons ATGGCCCCCTCACGATCACACACgtctctcctctctctcCTCGCTGCCACCTCGTTACTGCCCCTCCAAGCATGGGCCTCGTTCGAGTGCAAAGACATGGCGACGCAAGGCGTGCACTTCAACTTCGAGAAGCTCGGCGGGCCACGCGTGGTACACTGGAAAGAGGAAGATCTGGAGCACGACTTCGAGTACAGGTACAACTTCACCCTCGACCTCTGCAGCGCGCTCAAGTCCGATTGCCATAACGGCGCTCGAGTCTGTGCCATGCGCGAGAACATCGACCTGTCGCAGGAGGGCAACTCGACAGTCACACCCATTGATATTGCTGGCACCTACACGTCCTACAACGGTCGCGACATCCAGGCCAAGTTCGAGCTGTTGCGAAACTCCAAGTCGAACTCGGACGCCGGGCGGGAAGGGTTGCGGACCGTACTACATGGAGGACGACTGCCCTTCGACGATAAGAAGACTGGGACAGACCAGCGCGCGATCATCGAATTTGTGTGCGACAAGGAGCGAACCGGCCTCGAGGGCAACGACACAGACGGCGGCAAGTCTGGCAACGACAAGGAGGGCGATAAGAAAGACGATAAGAAAGACGATAAGAAAGATGACAAGAAAGATGATAAGAAAGAGGACAATAAGGGGGACAAGAAAGAGGAGGAGAAGCAAATCAGCGGGAGAGACGAGGGCAGCAAGGACCAATGTGAGGACAGCGACGCTAGTCTGCGTTTCTGCGGATACAAAGTGGAGAACCTGGAGAAGGACAAGAAGGCGAGAACTCTGAGGCTTGAGTGGCGCACCAAGTATGCGTGTGAAGATGCGCCGGTGGAGAGGCCTGCAAGCTCTCACTGGGGCTTCTTTGGATGGTTCTTTATCAT TGTTTTCCTCTCGATTGCAGCCTATCTCATCTTCGGCTCATGGCTCAACTACAACCGCTACGGCGCTCGCGGCTGGGACCTGGTCCCCCATTCGGACGCGATCCGCGATGTGCCTTACATTGCAAAGGACTTTGGGCGTAAGATCTTCCAGACTGTACAGGGTAGTGGGACTAGGGGCGGTTACGCAGCCGTCTGA